The region ATGACTGGATTATTTCTGAGGGGTTAAATGTATTTAATCCTGAAGTACTGCCAATCAAAATAAAATTTCCATCAACCCTTAACACAGATTCGCTGTTAATATCAACTCCATCAATGCCGTCTTCTTTTGAAAAGTTTATAACCGAATTATTTTTAGTGTTAAAAAATGTAATGCCTGAGCTGGTGCCAAGCCAAAGATTTCCACTGTCATCTTCCACAATACTTTTAATTGAGTTATCAGCCAAACCATTCTGAATAGTATAAACATTAATGCTTCTGATGATAAATGATGACGAGTGCTCGTCTGTTGGATAGTCGAGGATAAGCTTGTTTAATCCGCTGTTGGTTCCAATCCAAAGAATTACAGACTTGCTTTCATCAGAATTATAAGTTGATTCTGTAATTGAATAAACACTATTGCTGCTAAGTTTAAATTTTGAGGCATTGCTTAAATTAATCCGGAAAAATTTGTTTGTCGTTTCATTAAAACAATTTAATCCCCCGCCGTTTGTTCCGATCCATATTCTTCCTTTGCTGTCTTCAAAGATGTCCCAAACATCATCATAACTTAACGAATATTCATCGTTAGAATCATTCAGCCAGTTTTTCACTTTGCCGGAAACCAAATCCAGACTTGCAAGACCAATACCCCAATATCCAATCCATAATCTGTTTTTGCGGTCTTTGTAGAGTGACTTAACGAAGTTTTTTGACGGAGATTTGATTACATTATCAACGATTGCTTTCTTAATAATCTTATTTGTCTTATAGTTTAACAAGTACAAACCCGATCCATAGGTTCCAATCCATAATTCGTTTTCACGTCCCGGTGTTAAGCACCATATATTATCGGATGCCAGCGATGGATGTTTTTTAATCGTTTTCTTCCCAACTGTTCCCGAAGTAAAATAAAATCCGTTTTCTGTTCCGAACCAAATTGTTCCATCTTGTGTTTTGGCTATTGCTTTAACATCACATTTAGATATTGGAGCAGTATTAAATCTTTCTTTAGAATACTTAAGTTTGTTATTAAACTTGATGTTCTTTTGAGAAAAAAAATTAATTCCGTTGTTAGTTCCTATCCACAAGACACCAGAATTATCTTTATAAATACTATATATCTGATTACTTAATAGTCCGCTTTGACTTTCTTTATTTGCCGTAAATCTATCTAAAGTATTTCTGCTAAGATTATACCGTAATAATCCTGCATAAGAGTAAATCCAGAGTATTCTCTCTCCGTTAACAATTTCTTCAATTACCGAACCTGTGCCGGTGCCAAACATAAGATTATCGGGATTTGAAATTGCAATTGAGTTTAATTGTTCAGTTTCCGTGTTAAGAATAGTAAGCCCATTTATGGTTCCGATGTACAATATTTTATTTTCTAAACAGGAGCTGGTTATTGCCCATATAGTATTTGCACTTAGTGAAGAAGTATTATCCGGTGAATTGAAAAATCTGGTAAAGTGTTTCTCGGATTCTTCGGGATTAAACTTATTAAGACCATAAAAGGTGCCTATCCATAAATTGTTTTTTTCATCTTCAACAATTGCAGAGATGTAGTTGTTGCTAAGAGAGTTATTATCGTTTGGATCATTATGCCAGTTTTTTATTTCTCCGGTTTCAGGATTTAGTCGATATAAGCCGCTTCTATAGGTTCCAACCCATACATATTTGTTGTCATCTATATGGATTACGTTTATGGGATTATCTTTTTCATCAGTTGATTTTATATCCCATTTTTTAAACCTGTTAAATACCGGATCATAACAGTTGATAATTCCGTTCTTTGTTCCAATCCAGATATTACCCTCATAATCTTCTGTAATTGCCATTGTGGTATTATCTGAAATAGAGTTCTGATCCTTCTGATCATTTCTAAAAACTTTGAATTGATAACCGTCAAAACGATTTAATCCATCATCAGTTGTAAACCAAAGAAATCCTGATTTATCCTGAATTATGTTGTACACAGTATTATTTGATAATCCATCGCTTGTTGTTAATTGGTTAAATGGAAGTGATTGTGAAAAATGCTGTAATGAACAAAAAATGAATAATAGGATAGAATAAACTGTTGTCCCTTTATTTAAAAATAGTTCTGCCATAATCTGATAATGTTATACTTCATCTGCTCATTGAACAACAAAAAAAAGATGTCTGTATTAAGAAAATATTTTTTCAGGTAAGTTGCAAATAAGCTTGATGTGCGCTTATAATTGGTGATTGTTAACTTTTGATCACTCAGAAAGAATAAGTAAACCTAACACTTACATGATCGGCAGAATTACGATAAGATTTAAAATTAATACCCGCATAAAAACTATTCCAGATATTATAAACTAATCCCCACCTCTGATAAAAATCATCCTTTTCTTTAAATGGTCTGTGGACGTATCCTCCAATCTGAATGCTGAATATTGTTCTGCCCATTAAAAACTCTACCCCTGTCAAAACTGAAGCTCTGAACGGATCAACATTGGTTCCTGGATTTTTGCGTCTGTTTATTTCAACAGCTCTTCCGTTTCTTTCAAGTTCTCCTGCAAGTGTAAATGCAGCAACTCTTCCAAACTGCCAGCTTCTTAAAACTGTAATTCCATACATTGGTACTTGCCCAGGCATCGGATATGGCATTGAAGATATTCCCCAGGAAAAAGATAAATCCCAGCGTGTTTTTTTCTCATGTGTTAAATAAGGATCGGGAATGTTTCGTTCATAAAAATCCGGTTTATCTAAAAAGTAATTTGTAGATAAAGAGATTGCCCAATAGTTTATACCTCCGTTTGGTTCAAGTATAGCTGCATTTGATTGATGATTCATACTTCCATCGAACTGTATTTCCAGATTGTCTAAAGGTCTTAACGAAATTCCTGCCCCAACAGATATTAAAAAATTTAAATGAGTAGCATAAGCCATATTATCCGGATGAGTTTCTTTGTTAAAAGGTTTTGTTAAATAAGACAACCCTGCTTTTCCTTTTAAATGCGGATTAAAAAAATCAGGTATTCCAAAGAAATATGTAAAAGACAAACCACCTGAATAGCCTTCGCCAAGAACTTCTTTGTTGATTAAATTATGATAAGCAAGAAATACACCTATCCGCGGATAACAATGACAATCATTCCACACTTCATCATTATTTAAATGCCAGCTATAATCAAGCTCATACACCTGCGGATGCAAACCTCGTAAATTAACGACCTCTTTTGCATGCGAAATCATATAGCCAGTCAAAAAACCTGCACCAATAACCCTGACTGAAGTTCTTTCTGTCTGCTCTGTTTTATCATCTGCAGTATTTTGAAAATCACTGTTTTGTGAAAACAGTTGTGCAGCGCTAAAGATTGAAAACAGGACAAACATAATAATTATGTTCTTAACATTGATATTCATATTTCTATGCAGATAAA is a window of Ignavibacterium sp. DNA encoding:
- a CDS encoding two-component regulator propeller domain-containing protein; translation: MAELFLNKGTTVYSILLFIFCSLQHFSQSLPFNQLTTSDGLSNNTVYNIIQDKSGFLWFTTDDGLNRFDGYQFKVFRNDQKDQNSISDNTTMAITEDYEGNIWIGTKNGIINCYDPVFNRFKKWDIKSTDEKDNPINVIHIDDNKYVWVGTYRSGLYRLNPETGEIKNWHNDPNDNNSLSNNYISAIVEDEKNNLWIGTFYGLNKFNPEESEKHFTRFFNSPDNTSSLSANTIWAITSSCLENKILYIGTINGLTILNTETEQLNSIAISNPDNLMFGTGTGSVIEEIVNGERILWIYSYAGLLRYNLSRNTLDRFTANKESQSGLLSNQIYSIYKDNSGVLWIGTNNGINFFSQKNIKFNNKLKYSKERFNTAPISKCDVKAIAKTQDGTIWFGTENGFYFTSGTVGKKTIKKHPSLASDNIWCLTPGRENELWIGTYGSGLYLLNYKTNKIIKKAIVDNVIKSPSKNFVKSLYKDRKNRLWIGYWGIGLASLDLVSGKVKNWLNDSNDEYSLSYDDVWDIFEDSKGRIWIGTNGGGLNCFNETTNKFFRINLSNASKFKLSSNSVYSITESTYNSDESKSVILWIGTNSGLNKLILDYPTDEHSSSFIIRSINVYTIQNGLADNSIKSIVEDDSGNLWLGTSSGITFFNTKNNSVINFSKEDGIDGVDINSESVLRVDGNFILIGSTSGLNTFNPSEIIQSSYKPKLVISDFQIFNSSISPSANSVLTKNIFFTDDITLSHKQNVFSFEFSAFDYNSPHSIKYAYRMEGFDKDWVESGSRRYVTYTNLNPGKYTFKVRSTNSDGVWCDNVKSIAITITPPWWQTGWAILLYFIVFITGVWGIIKFQAYRASIQQELKTREFESYHLREVEQMKSRFFANLSHEFRTPLLLIKGPLESLLNGKIRDNIPVYYKMLLRNTEKLQQLIDQLLELSQLEAETIPLKVDSYNIVDVIKACFNNLQPLAEERSINFVFSAEKDSVYAMIDKDKLEKIINNLLSNAFKFTPSGGSIYVNINCPDNNADQITVSVKDTGIGIPNEFQNKIFDRFYQIDNSSKRNFGGSGIGLALVKELATLHNWEINLNSVEGEGTEFVLTIPIKSNHSAVSEKLKANIETQATEHIDPLSPEHFSTASGNINEKSLILFVEDNEDVRVYVNDLLKSDYDLLLADCGESGIEITKNNLPDLILSDVMMPGMDGFEFCRRIKSDWKTSHIPVILLTAKVDHQSKLDGLELGADDYITKPFEQNELLVRIKNLIEQRRLLKEKFSRDITLPTETVPYNKEEKELIEKASSIVEKYLNDENFNSEILAKEMFMSRSRLTRKMQSAAGQGPGEFIRNYKLNRSARLILEKKLSITQIAFEVGFGSPAQFTRAFQKHFNCLPSEFNQMKP
- a CDS encoding acyloxyacyl hydrolase, with product MNINVKNIIIMFVLFSIFSAAQLFSQNSDFQNTADDKTEQTERTSVRVIGAGFLTGYMISHAKEVVNLRGLHPQVYELDYSWHLNNDEVWNDCHCYPRIGVFLAYHNLINKEVLGEGYSGGLSFTYFFGIPDFFNPHLKGKAGLSYLTKPFNKETHPDNMAYATHLNFLISVGAGISLRPLDNLEIQFDGSMNHQSNAAILEPNGGINYWAISLSTNYFLDKPDFYERNIPDPYLTHEKKTRWDLSFSWGISSMPYPMPGQVPMYGITVLRSWQFGRVAAFTLAGELERNGRAVEINRRKNPGTNVDPFRASVLTGVEFLMGRTIFSIQIGGYVHRPFKEKDDFYQRWGLVYNIWNSFYAGINFKSYRNSADHVSVRFTYSF